The genomic segment ATTAAAGACAAGACTTTCCGTAAAGAGACTATCCAAGCTATCCATGCAATGAATAAAAAAAGAAGACATGTCTCCTATATTGAGATTAAAAATACCTGATATATAGATGAGATCAACAGGAAGGGACTTTTTCAAATCAACAGGAAGTTCTCCTGTATGACTAAAAAGATCACAGTGAAAAAAAACACCATCTTGAAAGCTTCTCTTGCATTCATCGATCATTTTTGCAAGAACATCTGTCCCTATATACCGACTGTTTATACCATTGCTCTTCAAATAGGAATTTAAATCCCCCAAGCCACATCCGATATCTAGTATTGATTTGTCTTTCAAATCCACAAGATTAGTCAGTTGTTCAAAACGCTGATACTGTGCTTCCTTACTTTCCCAGTCAAGGATCTCATAATTTTCACTATGCTTTTCAAATCTTGGTAGATAATGATCATTTAATTTATCAATTTCAATCATAATTTATTAAGTGCCCCTTAAAAGGATAGGGAAAAGTTAAGTAAGAGGCAAGTATCAAGGAGCTATTAAAAGAAACTTGCAAAACAGCAAGTCATCTCCATAATTGTGTATAGAGGTATATTATATGAAGATAATGTGTGTAGATGATTCTCCCTCCATACGAATATTGGTTAAGAAAGCTCTTGATGGACAAGGCTATGGTTTAGTTGAAGCCGAAAATGGCCTGGATGCTATGGATAAACTATCAACAGATATTTCCCTGTTTATTGTTGATATAAATATGCCCAAAATGAATGGCTTTGAATTTGTAGAAAATCTAAAACAAAAGCCGGACTATGGACAAAAACCAGTTGTTTTTCTCACAACGGAAAGCTCTGATGATAAAAAAGCAAAAGGAAAAAGCTTAGGAGTACGAGGTTGGATAGTAAAACCTTTTGAGCCAGAATCCTTACAAAAAGTTGTAAAAATGCTTCTTAATTAAGTTGTACAGATTCGATGGCCTTAAGAACGGCCCGTTTGTCATAGGGCTTAGATATAAGTCCAATCATACCGGAATTCTTGTATTCTTCGCTCTCCCCTACCGTAACATGAGCTGTTAAAGCAATAATAGGAATAGGATGGGACTCATAAATCTTACTGATCTGTGTCGCTGCTTCCAGACCATTCATAACAGGCATTCCAATATCCATAAAAATAAGATCAGGCTTCTTTAAGCGTGCCATCTCTACAGCTTCCTGCCCATTACGAGCTTCTCTGACCTGATAGTTATTTTTATGAAGAACAGTCTTTAAGTATAATCGGTTAATGATTTCATCTTCAGCAATGAGGATTTCCTTAATAGATGGGAACTCTGGGACATCCACTTCTTTGAGCACTTGTTCTTTGGAATAACCACTCTCCTGAGGGGGAATATCTATGTAAAAAGTACTACCTTCCTCTTCTTTTGATTCCACATTAATAGTGCCATCCATAATATTCAGTAAAGATTTAATGATACTCAAACCAATACCCAAACCTTCATGTCTTTTAGTATAGGGATCCTCTAATTGCTGGAAGGGAGTAAAAATATCCTTAATTGTCTGAGGAGCCATGCCTATACCCTGATCTTTTACACTAAAAGACAAATGACCATTAAACAAAACCAGGGACAAAACAATCCGCCCTTTATTGGAGAACTTAATACTATTATCCAATAAATTATTGATGATCTTTTTGATCCTCTGAGCATCCCCCACAAATATAGGGGAGTCCACATCTTTCTCAAAGTCTAAAACGAGCCCCTTCTGTTCCGCCTTATTCACATGGAGATTCATACTTTGCTGGAATAAATCAACAGCATTAAAAGGTTCTGTCTTCAGGGTAACTTTGTCTCGATCTAGACGGGTAATATCAAGAAGGTCCTGAACCATAGCAAGCATCCCCTCTGCGGAATGAAGAGCCATTTGGAGGTATTCTTCTTCCTGTGGACTATGTGTATCCATAAGAAGAAGGCTTAACATTCCCATAATCCCATTTAGAGGAGTTCGAAGTTCATGACTAACATTAGCCAGAAATTTGGTTTTAATGACTCCTGCTTCCCGATTCTCATTATACTCACCGACCATCTTTTCATAGGTCGTTTTTGCTTCTGACATATCCCATAAAGAAATCAGCCAGTAGGGGCGATGATGACTTTCTTCCTTTAGGAAATAGACCTGACATTTAACCCAACGTGCCTCATTACCAATGGATTGTATAAATTTTTTTTCAAAGCTCGTTCCTTGTCCCATCTCTTTACTAATGAATTGTTGAATATTATCTGCATCCCCTATGGGAACAATACGGGACAATTGATTAATATCCGATAACACATCTTTAGAGGTAACCATTCCAAAGGTTTCCAAACAATCTGTTGTATACGTTGTTTTACCCTGTTCCAAATCAAAAACAGTAAAACTAAAAGGAACAGTGGACATGACAATATCAAACCACTGGGGTACAACTAAAGATTCTTTATAATAGGATGTGATGGTAAAATCGATCTGTTCTCTAAGATCACAGAAATACTGATAAGCCTTATCCTCCCAGGGAGTTAACTCTTTATTTAACGCAAGAATCACGCCCCAGGTATCTAAACCTTGAGAAGATAAAATTAAAGCACGAACCCCGATAATATCATAATTAGCAAATACATTGAGTTGGGATAAATCATAAACCCCCTGTTCTTTGGGAAAACTATCAAGCTCCTCCGGTGAAGGGAAATCCTCACCATCCAACCACAAATCATGT from the Spirochaeta cellobiosiphila DSM 17781 genome contains:
- a CDS encoding class I SAM-dependent methyltransferase, which translates into the protein MIEIDKLNDHYLPRFEKHSENYEILDWESKEAQYQRFEQLTNLVDLKDKSILDIGCGLGDLNSYLKSNGINSRYIGTDVLAKMIDECKRSFQDGVFFHCDLFSHTGELPVDLKKSLPVDLIYISGIFNLNIGDMSSFFIHCMDSLDSLFTESLVFNLLSVDSPAKEEKYSYFDPQWVKEQLKSYPWDVQLFNQYRLNDFTILCQK
- a CDS encoding response regulator, translating into MKIMCVDDSPSIRILVKKALDGQGYGLVEAENGLDAMDKLSTDISLFIVDINMPKMNGFEFVENLKQKPDYGQKPVVFLTTESSDDKKAKGKSLGVRGWIVKPFEPESLQKVVKMLLN
- a CDS encoding ATP-binding response regulator; its protein translation is MAEHPLLGDWNRWKVKFERFQATFNVDQILILERRDKEWVCIWPAEHDLWLDGEDFPSPEELDSFPKEQGVYDLSQLNVFANYDIIGVRALILSSQGLDTWGVILALNKELTPWEDKAYQYFCDLREQIDFTITSYYKESLVVPQWFDIVMSTVPFSFTVFDLEQGKTTYTTDCLETFGMVTSKDVLSDINQLSRIVPIGDADNIQQFISKEMGQGTSFEKKFIQSIGNEARWVKCQVYFLKEESHHRPYWLISLWDMSEAKTTYEKMVGEYNENREAGVIKTKFLANVSHELRTPLNGIMGMLSLLLMDTHSPQEEEYLQMALHSAEGMLAMVQDLLDITRLDRDKVTLKTEPFNAVDLFQQSMNLHVNKAEQKGLVLDFEKDVDSPIFVGDAQRIKKIINNLLDNSIKFSNKGRIVLSLVLFNGHLSFSVKDQGIGMAPQTIKDIFTPFQQLEDPYTKRHEGLGIGLSIIKSLLNIMDGTINVESKEEEGSTFYIDIPPQESGYSKEQVLKEVDVPEFPSIKEILIAEDEIINRLYLKTVLHKNNYQVREARNGQEAVEMARLKKPDLIFMDIGMPVMNGLEAATQISKIYESHPIPIIALTAHVTVGESEEYKNSGMIGLISKPYDKRAVLKAIESVQLN